In one Pseudomonas purpurea genomic region, the following are encoded:
- a CDS encoding LysR family transcriptional regulator: MTLTQLEIFALVAELRGFTNAANRLGITQSAVSHAIKSLEQELGVELLNRHPSQIELSDIGQQLLMRARAMLGLANTLRQEAADARGMKRGTLRIGSFGPTSSITLLPQILQPFREAHPGIEVHIDEGPDRQVVQWLEERRIDIGFVVLPEERFDTVALLEDQMVALVPAKHPLATRDSLSLSDLCQDPFILTEAGSSELVSRLFSAARLTPNIRYRCSQLLSTLDTVGRGDALTVVAERSLPNHPDSRFVKKPLSPAVKRRIGLAVLDRRQSSPATLAFIQLAQSLNYA; encoded by the coding sequence ATGACCCTGACTCAACTTGAAATCTTCGCCCTCGTGGCCGAACTGCGCGGTTTTACCAACGCGGCCAACCGTTTGGGCATCACCCAATCGGCGGTGTCCCACGCCATCAAATCACTGGAGCAGGAACTGGGCGTCGAGTTACTGAACCGGCACCCGTCGCAGATTGAACTCAGCGATATCGGCCAACAGTTGTTGATGCGCGCCCGCGCCATGCTCGGACTGGCCAATACCCTGCGCCAGGAAGCCGCGGATGCTCGGGGAATGAAACGCGGCACGTTGCGCATTGGCTCGTTCGGGCCGACCTCGTCGATCACTTTACTGCCGCAGATCTTGCAGCCGTTTCGCGAAGCGCACCCCGGGATAGAGGTCCACATTGACGAAGGGCCGGATCGCCAGGTCGTGCAGTGGCTTGAGGAACGGCGCATCGACATTGGATTTGTGGTGCTGCCCGAGGAGCGTTTTGACACTGTCGCGCTGCTTGAAGACCAGATGGTTGCGCTGGTGCCTGCTAAACACCCTCTCGCCACGCGCGACAGCCTGAGCCTGAGTGACTTGTGCCAGGACCCGTTCATTCTCACCGAAGCGGGCTCCTCGGAGCTGGTTTCGCGGTTGTTCAGCGCTGCCCGGTTGACGCCCAACATTCGCTATCGCTGTTCGCAGTTGCTCAGCACACTCGACACTGTCGGCCGTGGCGATGCGCTGACGGTTGTCGCAGAACGCTCACTGCCCAATCACCCTGACAGCCGTTTTGTGAAAAAACCACTGTCGCCCGCCGTCAAACGCCGGATCGGGCTGGCCGTGCTGGACCGTCGCCAATCTTCACCCGCCACCCTGGCATTCATTCAGTTGGCTCAAAGCCTGAACTACGCCTGA
- a CDS encoding histone-like nucleoid-structuring protein, MvaT/MvaU family: MSRLAEFRAAEKRLQEQLAQLESLKNDAGLKKEIEFEEKLQGLMKTYGKGLRDIIAILDPNLKSGLQQTAAPKTRRARVVKVYQNPHTGELIETKGGNHRGLKAWKEQYGASTVDSWLRA; the protein is encoded by the coding sequence TTGTCCAGACTCGCTGAATTTCGTGCCGCTGAAAAGCGCCTTCAAGAACAGCTCGCACAGCTGGAATCCCTGAAGAATGACGCCGGGCTCAAGAAAGAAATCGAGTTCGAAGAAAAGCTCCAGGGCCTGATGAAGACCTACGGTAAAGGCCTGCGCGACATCATCGCCATCCTTGATCCAAACCTTAAGTCCGGCCTGCAGCAGACCGCTGCACCCAAGACCCGCCGCGCTCGCGTGGTCAAGGTTTATCAGAACCCGCATACCGGCGAACTGATTGAAACCAAAGGTGGCAATCACCGTGGCCTGAAAGCCTGGAAAGAACAGTACGGTGCCAGCACCGTTGATTCCTGGCTGCGCGCTTAA
- a CDS encoding DUF4946 domain-containing protein, which translates to MIRPHQTAFVLLCLLIGATGAQAADPVVTWPDGWEIEALAQEEPAQVLRQRAVKNDQSGTPVMVMELTTTQVEAGHQVNLQGVLLEMRKSVQKDFAASGYQSVCNKIHPGTLGRLAALETTCTITQNGRHILSQTLVAAIDADKAYVFSCAGQAEAYIASQSEVQSTRNSLKL; encoded by the coding sequence ATGATCCGACCCCATCAAACCGCATTCGTGTTGCTCTGCCTGCTGATCGGAGCCACTGGCGCCCAGGCCGCCGACCCGGTCGTCACTTGGCCAGACGGATGGGAAATTGAAGCGCTGGCGCAAGAGGAGCCCGCACAGGTCTTGCGGCAACGTGCCGTGAAAAATGATCAAAGTGGCACGCCGGTCATGGTGATGGAGTTGACCACGACTCAGGTTGAAGCCGGGCATCAGGTCAATTTGCAGGGCGTGTTACTGGAAATGCGCAAGTCGGTGCAAAAAGACTTTGCAGCCAGCGGCTATCAAAGTGTTTGCAACAAGATCCATCCCGGCACGCTGGGTAGACTCGCGGCCCTTGAAACCACTTGCACGATCACACAGAACGGTCGCCACATACTGTCTCAAACGTTGGTTGCCGCGATTGATGCGGACAAGGCGTATGTATTTTCCTGTGCGGGGCAGGCAGAGGCTTACATCGCGAGTCAGAGTGAAGTGCAGAGCACGCGAAACAGTTTGAAACTATAG
- the gloA gene encoding lactoylglutathione lyase: protein MSLHDLNTFPGVTAKPDTSTQNFVFNHTMLRVKDITKSLDFYTRILGFSLVEKRDFPEAEFSLYFLALADKNQIPADAAARTEWMKSIPGILELTHNHGTENDPDFAYHNGNTDPRGFGHICISVPDIRAACERFEALGCDFQKRLNDGRMKSLAFIKDPDAYWVEIIQPTPM from the coding sequence ATGAGCCTGCACGATCTGAACACGTTCCCCGGCGTTACCGCCAAGCCCGACACCTCGACTCAGAACTTCGTCTTCAACCACACCATGTTGCGGGTCAAGGACATCACCAAGTCCCTGGACTTCTACACCCGCATCCTGGGATTCAGCCTGGTTGAAAAACGCGACTTCCCGGAAGCCGAGTTCAGCCTGTACTTCCTGGCACTGGCCGACAAAAACCAGATCCCGGCCGACGCCGCGGCACGCACCGAGTGGATGAAGTCGATTCCCGGAATTCTCGAACTGACCCACAACCACGGCACCGAGAACGATCCGGACTTCGCCTACCACAATGGCAACACCGACCCGCGTGGCTTCGGTCATATCTGCATTTCGGTGCCGGATATCCGTGCAGCGTGCGAGCGTTTCGAAGCGCTGGGCTGCGATTTCCAGAAGCGCCTGAACGACGGCCGCATGAAGAGCCTGGCCTTCATCAAGGACCCGGATGCTTACTGGGTCGAGATCATTCAACCGACGCCGATGTAA
- the ahpF gene encoding alkyl hydroperoxide reductase subunit F: MLDANLKAQLKSYLERVTQPIEIVASLDDGAKSQEMLALLKDVASLSHQITLLDNGTDARKPSFSLNRPGSDISLRFAGIPMGHEFTSLVLALLQVGGHPSKASHEVIEQIRSLKGEFNFETYFSLSCQNCPDVVQALNLMAVLNPNIRHVAIDGALFQAEVEDRKIMAVPSVYLNGVNFGQGRMGLEEIIAKIDTSAIERQAEKINAKDAFDVLVVGGGPAGASAAIYAARKGIRTGVAAERFGGQVLDTMAIENFISVQETEGPKLAVALEEHVKQYDVDIMNLQRADKLVPGKNGELHEIRFASGASLKARTVILATGARWREMNVPGEQEYRNKGVAYCPHCDGPLFKGKRVAVIGGGNSGVEAAIDLAGIVKHVTLLEFDVQLRADAVLQRKLHSLPNVTVITNAQTTEVTGDGQKVNGLRYKDRQSGEVLNVELEGIFVQIGLLPNTDWLKGTIELSPRGEIIVDSRGETSMPGVFAAGDVTTVPYKQIVIAVGEGAKASLSAFDHLIRTSAPA; the protein is encoded by the coding sequence ATGTTGGACGCCAATCTTAAAGCTCAGTTGAAGTCATACCTGGAACGGGTCACCCAGCCGATCGAGATCGTCGCCTCCCTCGACGACGGTGCGAAATCCCAGGAAATGCTCGCGCTACTCAAAGACGTTGCCAGTCTTTCCCATCAAATAACGTTGCTCGACAACGGAACGGATGCGCGCAAGCCATCGTTCTCGTTGAACCGCCCGGGAAGTGATATCAGCCTGCGTTTCGCCGGTATTCCCATGGGCCACGAATTCACTTCGCTGGTGTTGGCCTTGCTGCAAGTCGGCGGTCACCCTTCGAAGGCCAGTCATGAGGTGATTGAGCAGATCCGCTCGCTCAAAGGCGAGTTCAACTTCGAGACGTACTTCTCGCTGTCGTGCCAGAACTGCCCGGACGTGGTCCAGGCGCTGAACCTGATGGCGGTGCTTAACCCGAACATTCGCCACGTTGCCATCGACGGTGCGTTGTTCCAGGCTGAGGTCGAAGATCGCAAGATCATGGCCGTGCCGAGTGTTTACCTTAATGGCGTCAACTTCGGCCAGGGCCGCATGGGCCTGGAAGAAATCATCGCCAAGATCGACACCAGCGCCATTGAGCGCCAGGCCGAGAAAATCAACGCCAAGGACGCCTTTGACGTGCTGGTTGTGGGTGGTGGTCCAGCCGGTGCCTCGGCAGCGATTTATGCGGCCCGCAAAGGCATTCGTACCGGCGTTGCGGCCGAGCGTTTTGGTGGTCAGGTGTTGGACACCATGGCCATCGAGAACTTCATTTCCGTGCAGGAAACCGAAGGGCCGAAACTGGCGGTCGCGCTGGAAGAGCACGTCAAGCAATACGACGTCGACATCATGAACCTGCAACGCGCCGATAAGCTGGTGCCGGGTAAAAACGGCGAGCTGCACGAAATCAGGTTCGCCAGTGGTGCTTCGCTCAAGGCCAGGACCGTGATTCTCGCGACCGGCGCCCGCTGGCGCGAAATGAACGTGCCCGGTGAGCAGGAATACCGCAACAAAGGCGTGGCGTACTGCCCGCACTGCGACGGTCCGTTGTTCAAGGGCAAGCGTGTAGCCGTGATCGGCGGTGGTAACTCGGGTGTCGAGGCGGCCATTGATCTGGCGGGCATCGTCAAGCACGTGACGCTGCTGGAGTTTGATGTGCAGTTGCGCGCCGATGCGGTGTTGCAACGCAAGTTGCACAGTTTGCCGAACGTCACCGTCATCACTAATGCCCAGACCACTGAAGTGACGGGCGATGGCCAGAAGGTCAACGGTTTGCGCTACAAGGATCGTCAGTCGGGTGAAGTGCTGAATGTCGAGCTGGAAGGGATCTTCGTACAGATCGGTTTGCTGCCGAACACGGACTGGCTCAAAGGCACCATCGAGTTGTCACCACGTGGCGAGATCATCGTCGATTCGCGGGGCGAGACGTCAATGCCAGGCGTGTTCGCTGCCGGTGACGTGACCACGGTACCGTACAAGCAGATCGTGATTGCGGTGGGTGAGGGAGCCAAGGCATCGCTGAGTGCTTTCGACCACCTGATTCGCACCTCTGCGCCGGCTTGA
- the ahpC gene encoding alkyl hydroperoxide reductase subunit C → MPIINSQVKPFKATAFKNGAFVEVSDADLKGKWSVVFFYPADFTFVCPTELEDLADNYAEFQKLGVEVYSVSTDTHFAHAAWHNTSPAIGKIQYTMIGDPTHVISRNFDVLIEEVGLADRGTFVINPEGQIKIVELNDGGVGRDANELLRKIKAAQYVAAHPGEVCPAKWKEGEATLAPSLDLVGKI, encoded by the coding sequence ATGCCTATCATCAACAGCCAAGTTAAACCGTTCAAAGCCACCGCATTCAAAAACGGCGCATTCGTCGAAGTGTCGGACGCCGACCTGAAAGGCAAATGGTCCGTTGTGTTCTTCTACCCGGCTGACTTCACCTTCGTTTGCCCAACCGAGTTGGAAGACCTGGCTGACAACTACGCCGAATTCCAGAAGCTGGGCGTTGAAGTCTACAGCGTGTCGACCGACACCCACTTTGCTCACGCGGCATGGCACAACACTTCGCCTGCGATCGGCAAAATCCAGTACACCATGATCGGCGACCCGACCCACGTCATCTCCCGCAACTTCGACGTGCTGATCGAAGAAGTCGGCCTGGCTGACCGTGGCACCTTCGTGATCAACCCTGAAGGCCAGATCAAAATCGTCGAGCTGAACGACGGTGGCGTGGGCCGCGATGCGAACGAACTGCTGCGCAAAATCAAAGCCGCTCAGTACGTCGCTGCTCACCCGGGCGAAGTCTGCCCAGCCAAGTGGAAAGAAGGCGAGGCCACTCTGGCACCGTCTCTGGACCTGGTCGGCAAGATCTAA
- a CDS encoding tyrosine-type recombinase/integrase → MHANSVIPLLRQALDRAGIPAEQYTSHSLRRGFATWAHRSGWDLKSLMSYVGWKDVKSAMRYVEASPFIGMTRIGEQPVGG, encoded by the coding sequence TTGCACGCCAATAGCGTGATTCCGCTGTTGCGTCAGGCACTGGATCGCGCAGGCATTCCGGCCGAGCAGTACACCAGTCACTCGCTGCGACGGGGTTTCGCCACCTGGGCCCATCGCAGCGGTTGGGACCTCAAGTCCCTGATGAGTTATGTCGGTTGGAAGGATGTGAAGTCCGCCATGCGCTATGTTGAAGCCAGCCCGTTTATCGGGATGACCCGCATCGGCGAGCAACCTGTTGGTGGGTGA
- a CDS encoding DNA-binding protein, producing MARGGVNKALVQTARLAILARGEHPSIDAVRIEMGNTGSKTTIHRYLKELDNGVEHINDPQEQLDSELTALVARLAQRLREQAQEPIDRAQASFDQAKQELEAQLANALLTQAQLKQQLEVQGVALAHETSTLQNTRSMLQTEQTRNAGLNQALSDFELRLNDKDEQIRSLEDKHLHARDALEHYRNAVKDQREQEQRRHEGQVQQIQMELRQAQQSALIRQDEITQLNRDNERLLTENRGTLRELNLLQDQLKQSEKRQEQSLEQTRRADAECTLLQERLRVALLESQTLSQSVDAQAQVIKQLELSAVKAQASLEALHLAAAKATPEAESTSGTQKDD from the coding sequence ATGGCTCGTGGCGGCGTAAACAAGGCACTCGTGCAAACGGCACGCTTGGCGATCCTCGCCCGTGGCGAACACCCCAGCATTGATGCCGTGCGTATTGAAATGGGGAATACCGGGTCGAAAACCACCATCCATCGCTACCTCAAAGAGCTGGATAACGGCGTCGAACACATCAACGACCCGCAAGAACAGCTCGACAGCGAACTGACCGCGCTGGTGGCGCGACTGGCGCAGCGCTTGCGGGAACAGGCGCAAGAGCCGATTGACCGCGCGCAGGCCTCCTTCGACCAAGCAAAACAGGAGCTTGAGGCACAACTGGCGAATGCCCTCCTGACGCAGGCGCAGCTCAAGCAGCAACTGGAGGTCCAAGGCGTAGCGCTCGCCCACGAAACAAGCACGCTGCAGAACACCCGCTCCATGCTGCAGACCGAGCAAACCCGCAACGCCGGTCTGAACCAGGCACTGAGCGATTTCGAATTACGCTTGAATGACAAAGATGAGCAGATTCGCTCGCTGGAAGATAAACACCTGCACGCCCGCGACGCACTTGAGCATTACCGCAACGCCGTGAAGGATCAGCGCGAGCAGGAACAACGCCGCCATGAGGGGCAGGTTCAACAGATTCAGATGGAGTTGCGCCAGGCCCAGCAAAGCGCGTTGATACGCCAGGATGAAATCACCCAGCTCAACCGCGACAACGAACGCCTGCTAACCGAAAACCGTGGCACGCTGCGCGAGCTGAACCTGTTGCAGGATCAACTCAAGCAGAGCGAAAAACGTCAGGAGCAGTCACTGGAACAAACCCGCCGCGCCGACGCCGAATGCACCCTCCTCCAGGAACGCTTGCGCGTGGCCCTGCTGGAGAGCCAGACACTCAGCCAATCCGTCGACGCACAGGCTCAGGTCATCAAGCAACTGGAGCTGAGCGCCGTGAAAGCGCAAGCCAGCCTGGAGGCCCTGCATCTGGCAGCCGCCAAGGCGACACCAGAGGCAGAAAGCACTTCAGGAACACAGAAGGACGATTAG
- the galU gene encoding UTP--glucose-1-phosphate uridylyltransferase GalU produces MIKKCLFPAAGYGTRFLPATKAMPKEMLPVVNKPLIQYGVEEALDAGLTEISIVTGRGKRALEDHFDISYELENQIKGTDKEKYLVGIRKLLDECSFSYTRQTEMKGLGHAILTGRPLIGDEPFAVVLADDLCVNLEGDGVLTQMVKLYKQYRCTIVAIQEVDPQETHKYGVIAGDLIGDDLYRVRNMVEKPKPEDAPSNLAIIGRYILTPDIFKLIEETEPGKGGEIQITDALMKQAQDGCVIAYKFKGTRFDCGGAEGYIEATNFCFEHFYKTGKAY; encoded by the coding sequence ATGATCAAGAAATGCTTGTTCCCAGCAGCCGGTTACGGTACTCGCTTCCTGCCAGCGACTAAAGCCATGCCCAAAGAAATGCTGCCGGTGGTGAACAAGCCACTGATCCAGTACGGCGTTGAAGAAGCGCTGGACGCTGGGTTGACCGAAATTTCCATCGTTACCGGTCGTGGCAAGCGCGCCCTGGAAGACCACTTCGACATCAGCTATGAGCTGGAAAACCAGATCAAGGGCACCGACAAAGAGAAGTACCTGGTCGGTATCCGCAAGCTGCTCGACGAGTGCTCGTTCTCCTACACCCGTCAGACCGAAATGAAAGGCCTGGGTCACGCGATCCTGACCGGTCGTCCGCTGATCGGCGACGAACCGTTCGCCGTGGTGCTGGCGGATGACTTGTGCGTCAACCTGGAAGGCGACGGCGTGCTGACCCAGATGGTCAAGCTGTACAAACAGTACCGCTGCACCATCGTCGCGATTCAGGAAGTCGACCCGCAGGAAACCCACAAGTACGGCGTGATCGCCGGCGATCTGATCGGTGACGACCTGTACCGTGTTCGCAACATGGTCGAGAAGCCGAAGCCTGAAGATGCGCCGTCCAACCTGGCGATCATCGGTCGTTACATCCTGACGCCGGACATCTTCAAGTTGATCGAAGAAACCGAGCCAGGCAAGGGTGGCGAGATCCAGATCACCGACGCCCTGATGAAGCAGGCGCAAGACGGTTGCGTGATTGCCTACAAATTCAAGGGCACTCGTTTCGATTGCGGTGGCGCTGAAGGCTACATCGAAGCCACCAACTTCTGCTTCGAGCACTTCTACAAGACGGGCAAGGCTTACTAA